From the genome of Biomphalaria glabrata chromosome 1, xgBioGlab47.1, whole genome shotgun sequence, one region includes:
- the LOC106074600 gene encoding uncharacterized protein LOC106074600, whose translation MFSTKNEAPLNLPREDVFLNGRDKHIVWTSPPHHVPVYPNWQELRAVRYNPRLTRRDETSKEVEEDWTVFHRQRYTPEGGFGHPIGTQPSGVPALRLDGYTRHINGMPPRDIFLYRWPKADSWTAPARAPRGEYYGYYHEALEAEKFMRNRLQPIHRRISAFDVPQITSLSSRQTFYDVDSNTGAGLY comes from the exons ATGTTTTCAACTAAAAATGAAGCGCCACTCAATTTGCCGAGAGAGGATGTGTTTCTAAATGGTAGAGATAAACACATAGTATGGACCAGTCCACCCCATCATGTACCAGTTTATCCAAACTGGCAGGAGCTGAGAGCTGTGCGCTACAACCCCAGACTAACTCGCAGAGATGAAACTAGCAAAGAAGTTGAAGAAGACTGGACTGTGTTTCATAGACAAAGATACACCCCAGAAG GAGGCTTTGGACATCCAATCGGGACTCAGCCATCTGGTGTGCCAGCATTAAGATTAGATGGATACACTCGACATATAAATGGCATGCCCCCCAGAGACATCTTTCTCTACCGTTGGCCAAAAGCAGACTCTTGGACAGCACCAGCAAGAGCTCCAAGGGGCGAGTACTATGGATATTATCACGAAGCACTGGAAGCGGAAAAATTCATGAGAAACAGGCTTCAGCCCATCCACAGGCGCATCTCGGCTTTTGATGTCCCGCAAATAACATCACTCAGCTCTCGGCAGACTTTTTACGACGTGGACAGTAACACTGGTGCAGGCCTATATTAA